In a single window of the Candidatus Krumholzibacteriia bacterium genome:
- a CDS encoding serine/threonine-protein kinase, translating into MARESTPHAGVEAVALGAGSTSGFAGLAPEIQDQMYRRLGGMGLVYAGGWAANFLFHRAVHLGKTLPVYQSVMDAVTVACIVAGLAVWYVCRRRVVPARVFPDFAVGFQILGGLGIFSTVFLWLDHGTRFVQRVAEAMGVDPAQAGELVVAPINEVGLRLLYTDGVTWVGVWLLVFPLMVPMPMVRTVVATLATASMVPVVLIAAMWIQGVPEAIEPWAWPYVVDATVPTFICAGIAIFGSRVVYSLARDLSKARRMGNYQLVEKIGTGGMGEVWRAEHRMLARPAAIKLIRPEVLGVDRGSSQVARRRFEREVHLTSQLHDPHTITIFDYGQTPDGTLYYVMELLEGINLDAFVRRFGPAPPARVIAWLRQACASLEEAHALGLIHRDVKPANLYTCRYGLRTDFLKVLDFGLVKQRTPVTGDVTRMTVEHQAIGTPAYMPPELAMGSEADPRSDVYALGCVAYWLLTGQTVFEGSAMEQAVAHARDEPVRPSARFELDVPDDLESVIVGCLAKAPDRRPASARDLARRLAACADAGRWSDDDATGWWDTHLPEVGAVPAG; encoded by the coding sequence ATGGCTCGCGAGAGCACCCCCCACGCCGGTGTCGAGGCCGTCGCGCTCGGCGCGGGCAGCACCTCCGGCTTCGCCGGCCTGGCGCCCGAGATCCAGGACCAGATGTACCGCCGTCTCGGTGGCATGGGCCTGGTCTACGCCGGCGGGTGGGCGGCGAACTTCCTCTTCCACCGCGCCGTCCACCTGGGGAAGACGCTTCCCGTCTACCAATCCGTGATGGACGCGGTCACGGTGGCGTGCATCGTCGCCGGTCTCGCCGTGTGGTACGTCTGCCGCCGCCGCGTCGTGCCGGCCCGCGTCTTCCCGGACTTCGCCGTGGGTTTCCAGATCCTCGGTGGACTGGGCATCTTCTCCACGGTCTTCCTCTGGTTGGATCACGGAACGCGCTTCGTGCAGCGCGTGGCCGAAGCCATGGGCGTCGACCCCGCCCAGGCCGGTGAGCTGGTCGTCGCGCCGATCAACGAGGTCGGCCTGCGGCTGCTCTACACCGACGGCGTGACCTGGGTCGGGGTGTGGTTGCTGGTCTTCCCGCTCATGGTGCCCATGCCCATGGTGCGCACCGTCGTGGCCACGCTCGCCACGGCGTCGATGGTTCCCGTCGTCTTGATCGCCGCCATGTGGATCCAGGGCGTTCCCGAGGCGATCGAACCCTGGGCCTGGCCCTACGTCGTCGACGCCACGGTGCCCACCTTCATCTGCGCTGGCATCGCGATCTTCGGATCACGTGTGGTGTACTCCCTCGCGCGCGACCTCTCCAAGGCGCGCCGCATGGGCAACTACCAGTTGGTCGAGAAGATCGGAACCGGGGGCATGGGCGAGGTGTGGCGGGCCGAGCACCGCATGCTCGCCCGGCCGGCGGCGATCAAGCTGATCCGGCCGGAGGTCCTGGGCGTCGATCGCGGATCGTCGCAGGTCGCGCGCAGGCGCTTCGAACGCGAGGTACACCTGACGAGTCAGCTGCACGACCCCCACACGATCACCATCTTCGACTACGGCCAGACCCCCGACGGAACCCTCTACTACGTCATGGAACTGCTCGAGGGGATCAACCTCGACGCCTTCGTACGGCGCTTCGGTCCGGCCCCACCCGCGCGCGTGATCGCCTGGCTGCGGCAGGCCTGCGCCTCGCTCGAGGAGGCCCACGCGCTCGGCCTGATCCACCGCGACGTCAAACCCGCCAACCTCTACACCTGCCGCTACGGCCTGCGGACCGACTTCCTCAAGGTGCTCGATTTCGGTCTGGTGAAGCAACGAACCCCCGTGACCGGCGACGTCACCCGCATGACCGTCGAGCACCAGGCGATCGGCACGCCGGCCTACATGCCCCCCGAGCTCGCGATGGGATCCGAGGCGGATCCCCGCAGTGACGTGTACGCCCTCGGCTGTGTCGCCTACTGGCTGCTGACCGGGCAGACGGTGTTCGAGGGATCGGCCATGGAGCAGGCCGTGGCCCACGCGCGTGACGAACCGGTGCGGCCGTCGGCGCGCTTCGAACTCGACGTGCCGGACGACCTGGAGTCGGTGATCGTGGGGTGTCTGGCGAAGGCCCCCGACCGGCGGCCGGCCAGCGCACGCGACCTCGCGCGGCGGCTGGCGGCGTGCGCCGATGCCGGACGCTGGTCGGACGACGACGCCACCGGATGGTGGGACACGCATCTGCCGGAGGTCGGGGCGGTACCCGCGGGATGA
- a CDS encoding serine hydrolase, with protein MNEPSPRSSTLSSPWTFFAVTFLWTWALCGVLIVFDLSDRPALSGALLLGAMIGPGVAGIYFTQRTRTREQRRDFWRRVIDVRRLTWPWVVAVVAIPFGLQIASGAFDGLLGGAGPSWGEAAGAFLADPATQILSLWIISLVPFFEEMGWRGYAQDRLMERHGAVGASVILGVVWSVWHLPAFFVPGTYHASMGFFTLEALLFFVGVVALSMVVSWIYINTRRSILIMVVLHAMVNLSGELIALTERGEVFFTVAWIVAAVAIVLTCGPSMHAGRIRWSRRVPAATALLVVAVGVAVVAPRAVANPMIDDEMTRTLGEVRAEYDLPGITAAVVLPDGSVHTAASGFADVERGIAMRPDTPMLAASVGKTFVAATAVSLADEGVVDLDEPVARWLADRPWFERLPNHATITLRHLLDHTSGVVDHVHDEAFREIFAREWGDPSADVSAERWIGLVLDREPLFAPGEGFAYSDTGYLLAGLVIEAGAGRSLDELVLERFVAPLGLTSTRPSDRRDLPGLACGHVAADDPFGLPRRTLDARGMMVWDPAIEGAAGGLASTARDLAVWAHWAFTEGPTRPAVTAPEPSVGAASGYALGVAFHEGGAFGPTCGHAGWIPGTVTSMRFHRDHGVAVAFQVNTDVGAEVFVPELEQRLAGLAVEAVHRAGR; from the coding sequence ATGAACGAACCGAGCCCCCGCTCCTCGACCCTGTCGAGTCCCTGGACCTTCTTCGCCGTCACCTTCTTGTGGACGTGGGCGCTCTGCGGCGTCCTGATCGTCTTCGACCTGTCAGACCGACCGGCACTCTCCGGAGCCCTGTTGCTGGGCGCGATGATCGGCCCGGGTGTCGCCGGCATCTACTTCACGCAACGAACCCGGACCCGCGAGCAACGCCGCGACTTCTGGCGGCGCGTGATCGACGTCCGTCGCCTCACCTGGCCGTGGGTGGTCGCCGTCGTCGCGATTCCCTTCGGACTGCAGATCGCATCGGGTGCGTTCGACGGGCTGCTCGGCGGCGCCGGACCATCCTGGGGCGAAGCGGCGGGTGCGTTCCTCGCCGACCCGGCGACGCAGATCCTGTCGCTGTGGATCATCAGCCTGGTGCCGTTCTTCGAGGAGATGGGCTGGCGTGGCTACGCGCAGGATCGACTCATGGAACGCCACGGCGCGGTGGGAGCCAGTGTGATCCTCGGCGTGGTGTGGTCGGTGTGGCACCTGCCGGCCTTCTTCGTTCCGGGCACCTACCATGCCTCGATGGGGTTCTTCACGCTCGAGGCGCTGTTGTTCTTCGTGGGCGTGGTCGCGCTGAGCATGGTCGTGTCGTGGATCTACATCAACACGCGGCGCAGCATCCTGATCATGGTCGTGCTGCACGCCATGGTGAACCTTTCGGGAGAGCTGATCGCCCTCACCGAGCGCGGTGAGGTGTTCTTCACGGTGGCCTGGATCGTGGCGGCGGTGGCGATCGTGCTCACCTGCGGCCCGTCGATGCACGCGGGACGCATCCGTTGGTCCCGCCGGGTGCCCGCGGCCACCGCGCTGCTCGTGGTCGCGGTGGGTGTGGCGGTCGTGGCCCCGCGCGCGGTCGCGAACCCCATGATCGACGACGAAATGACGCGAACGCTCGGCGAGGTGCGCGCCGAGTACGACCTGCCGGGGATCACGGCCGCCGTCGTTCTCCCCGACGGATCGGTGCACACGGCAGCGAGTGGATTCGCGGACGTCGAGCGCGGGATCGCGATGCGCCCCGACACGCCGATGCTCGCCGCGAGTGTGGGCAAGACCTTCGTCGCGGCCACCGCGGTCTCTCTCGCCGACGAGGGCGTGGTCGACCTCGACGAGCCGGTCGCCCGATGGCTCGCCGATCGCCCGTGGTTCGAGCGTCTGCCGAACCACGCGACGATCACGCTGCGCCATCTGCTCGACCACACGTCGGGCGTGGTCGACCACGTGCACGACGAAGCCTTCCGGGAAATCTTCGCGCGCGAGTGGGGCGACCCGTCGGCCGACGTCTCGGCCGAGCGGTGGATCGGGCTCGTGCTCGACCGGGAGCCGCTCTTCGCGCCCGGTGAAGGCTTCGCGTATTCCGACACCGGCTACCTGCTGGCCGGACTCGTGATCGAAGCGGGCGCCGGTCGTTCCCTGGACGAACTCGTGCTGGAGCGTTTCGTCGCGCCTCTCGGCCTGACGTCGACGCGACCGTCCGATCGACGCGATCTACCGGGGCTGGCCTGCGGTCACGTGGCGGCGGACGACCCCTTCGGTCTCCCGCGGCGCACACTCGACGCGCGGGGGATGATGGTCTGGGATCCGGCGATCGAAGGCGCCGCCGGCGGCCTCGCCAGCACGGCCCGTGATCTCGCCGTGTGGGCGCACTGGGCCTTCACCGAGGGGCCGACCCGGCCGGCCGTCACCGCTCCGGAGCCTTCGGTCGGGGCTGCATCGGGCTACGCACTCGGCGTCGCCTTCCACGAAGGAGGTGCGTTCGGACCGACCTGTGGGCACGCGGGATGGATCCCGGGAACCGTGACGAGCATGCGCTTCCACCGCGACCACGGGGTGGCCGTGGCCTTCCAGGTCAACACGGACGTGGGAGCCGAAGTCTTCGTGCCGGAGCTGGAGCAGCGTCTGGCCGGCCTGGCCGTGGAGGCGGTTCACCGGGCGGGGCGCTGA
- a CDS encoding TetR/AcrR family transcriptional regulator: protein MNAAKKTRTVKKPEIRRREIVATATRLFLDKGYERTSTTDVMKALEIAKGTIYHYFPSKGALMEAVVDQLADDYVQRRVRIVEEIDGDAIVKIEAFFAPGHRTDEETRNTEHLHSEDNVRLHTRLLAVLVEKMAPPFGELIAQGCSEGVFRTEHPLEAAELLLAGVQFLTDDGVYPWDRTAIERRSLAFPDLAETLLNAPAGSFAWLSRTAEDDPHDGSQSDRDPGERS from the coding sequence GTGAACGCAGCGAAGAAGACCCGCACCGTGAAGAAGCCCGAGATCCGTCGCCGGGAGATCGTGGCGACCGCCACCCGGTTGTTCCTCGACAAGGGCTACGAGCGTACGTCGACGACCGACGTCATGAAGGCGCTCGAGATCGCCAAGGGCACCATCTACCACTACTTCCCGTCGAAGGGGGCGTTGATGGAGGCGGTCGTCGACCAACTGGCCGACGACTACGTCCAGCGCCGCGTCCGGATCGTGGAAGAGATCGACGGAGACGCCATCGTGAAGATCGAGGCCTTCTTCGCTCCTGGTCACCGGACCGACGAGGAGACCCGGAACACCGAACACCTGCACTCCGAAGACAACGTCCGTCTCCACACGCGCCTGCTGGCGGTGCTCGTCGAGAAGATGGCCCCACCCTTCGGCGAACTCATCGCCCAGGGCTGCAGTGAGGGTGTTTTCCGCACCGAACACCCGCTCGAAGCCGCCGAGCTGTTGCTCGCCGGTGTCCAGTTCCTCACCGACGACGGGGTCTACCCCTGGGATCGCACCGCCATCGAGCGCCGATCGCTGGCGTTTCCCGACCTCGCCGAAACCCTGTTGAACGCCCCGGCCGGTTCCTTCGCCTGGTTGTCGAGGACGGCCGAGGACGACCCCCACGACGGATCGCAGTCGGATCGCGATCCAGGAGAACGGTCATGA
- a CDS encoding MipA/OmpV family protein — MTGTTPARARRGARIAALLVFVLFFPRPALAQGWDLSLGVAAVTEPVYPGSDRSYVAPTLDFRASSSRGAWSWSASLLQGVDVTWFDPDRGLLVGLNVNQGDERHSDVYSVAGFEIEHGDETRRLLAGSPSLSNAVNTTVTLGTLTPIGIVGGAAAYHPTEVEAGGDDELRHGALFSLLHMISVPVGQRFEVATLAQLEFMDGEFARAWYTAVESNDLHGPFAAGAGLRDLRLAAQLRFVATDRVSVSSVVVHTRLLGDAGDSPYTVTRDQIAASVQADYRF, encoded by the coding sequence ATGACCGGAACGACCCCCGCCAGAGCCCGACGCGGTGCTCGGATCGCTGCCCTTCTGGTCTTCGTCCTGTTCTTCCCCCGGCCCGCGCTCGCGCAGGGCTGGGATCTGTCCCTCGGCGTCGCCGCCGTCACCGAGCCCGTCTACCCCGGTTCGGACCGCTCCTATGTGGCCCCGACCCTGGACTTCCGGGCCTCGTCGAGCCGAGGTGCCTGGTCGTGGTCGGCGTCGCTGCTGCAGGGCGTCGACGTCACCTGGTTCGACCCCGACCGCGGATTGTTGGTCGGCCTGAACGTGAACCAGGGCGACGAGCGCCACAGCGACGTCTACTCGGTCGCCGGCTTCGAGATCGAGCACGGCGACGAGACGCGTCGACTGCTCGCGGGTTCGCCAAGTCTGTCGAACGCGGTGAACACCACGGTTACCCTCGGAACGCTCACCCCGATCGGGATCGTGGGAGGAGCCGCCGCCTATCACCCGACGGAGGTCGAGGCCGGTGGGGACGACGAGCTCCGCCACGGCGCGCTCTTCTCGCTGCTGCACATGATCTCGGTGCCGGTCGGGCAACGGTTCGAGGTGGCGACACTGGCGCAGCTCGAGTTCATGGACGGCGAGTTCGCCAGGGCGTGGTACACCGCGGTGGAGAGCAATGACCTCCACGGACCCTTCGCCGCCGGCGCCGGGTTGCGCGACCTCCGACTCGCGGCACAACTCCGGTTCGTGGCCACCGATCGCGTCAGCGTGTCGTCCGTGGTCGTCCACACGCGCCTGCTCGGCGACGCGGGCGACAGCCCCTACACCGTCACGCGTGACCAGATCGCGGCGAGCGTGCAGGCCGACTACCGCTTCTAG
- a CDS encoding anthrone oxygenase family protein — MSGSDVVGVVSIVTAVGCGLIAGVFYAFSSFVMRGLDELGAAPAVEAMQSINRTVLHPSFLGVFLGTGVLCLGLVVAAVVIDEIAGAVPLVVGAALYLLGTILVTGIFNVPMNERLAAIDAGGPAAETEWETYFRRWVVWNHVRTAAAVVASVAMVVGLV; from the coding sequence ATGAGCGGGTCCGACGTCGTGGGTGTCGTGTCGATCGTGACGGCAGTCGGCTGCGGGCTGATCGCCGGGGTGTTCTATGCCTTCTCGAGCTTCGTCATGCGTGGTCTCGACGAGCTGGGCGCCGCGCCCGCGGTCGAGGCGATGCAGTCGATCAATCGCACGGTGCTGCACCCCTCGTTCCTGGGAGTCTTCCTGGGAACGGGGGTGCTCTGCCTCGGCCTGGTCGTGGCCGCCGTCGTGATCGACGAAATCGCCGGTGCGGTTCCGCTGGTGGTGGGCGCGGCGCTCTACCTGCTCGGAACGATCCTCGTCACCGGGATCTTCAACGTGCCCATGAACGAGCGGCTGGCGGCGATCGATGCCGGTGGTCCGGCCGCCGAGACCGAGTGGGAGACCTACTTCCGGCGGTGGGTCGTCTGGAACCACGTCCGGACGGCGGCAGCGGTCGTGGCGTCGGTGGCGATGGTCGTGGGGCTGGTGTGA
- a CDS encoding NAD(P)H-binding protein → MQSRSSEPTSPYEQRPVLVVGSTGKTGRRVVERLASRGLPVRHGSRRAPIPFDWDDPQTWAPALDGVRSAYVTFHPDLAVPGAPAAIERFSRLATEAGVQRLVLLSGRGEAEAQRCERIVAASGATWTVVRASWFAQNFSEAFLLDAIVDGTVALPVDDVREPFVDADDIADVAVAALTTDDLVDRVVEVTGPRLMTFAEAVGEIADATGRDVRFLRIPHEDFLEGLGRAGVPENAAGLLDFLFREVLDGRNASLTNGVEEALGRPARDFREYVARTVSTGVWSTEVAR, encoded by the coding sequence ATGCAGTCCCGTTCGTCCGAACCGACTTCCCCTTACGAGCAGCGCCCCGTCCTCGTCGTGGGCAGCACTGGCAAGACCGGCCGCCGCGTCGTCGAGCGCCTCGCGTCGCGGGGGCTCCCCGTGCGCCACGGCTCGCGCCGCGCACCGATCCCCTTCGACTGGGACGATCCGCAGACCTGGGCGCCGGCCCTCGACGGCGTGCGCTCCGCCTACGTGACCTTCCACCCCGACCTGGCGGTACCGGGCGCGCCGGCGGCGATCGAGCGGTTCTCGCGGTTGGCGACCGAAGCCGGCGTGCAACGGCTCGTCCTGTTGTCGGGGCGTGGCGAGGCCGAGGCCCAGCGCTGCGAGCGGATCGTCGCCGCGTCGGGTGCGACCTGGACCGTGGTCCGCGCGAGCTGGTTCGCGCAGAACTTCAGCGAGGCCTTCCTGCTCGACGCGATCGTCGACGGCACGGTCGCCCTTCCCGTGGACGACGTCCGCGAACCCTTCGTCGACGCCGACGACATCGCCGACGTCGCGGTAGCCGCGCTGACGACCGACGACCTCGTCGACCGGGTGGTGGAGGTCACCGGGCCGCGGCTGATGACCTTCGCCGAAGCGGTGGGCGAGATCGCCGATGCCACGGGCCGCGACGTGCGATTCTTGCGGATCCCGCACGAGGACTTCCTCGAGGGACTCGGCCGGGCCGGGGTGCCCGAGAACGCGGCGGGCCTGCTCGACTTCCTGTTCCGCGAGGTTCTCGATGGCCGCAACGCCTCGCTCACGAACGGTGTCGAGGAAGCCCTCGGTCGTCCTGCCCGTGACTTCCGGGAGTACGTTGCACGCACGGTGTCGACGGGCGTGTGGTCGACGGAGGTGGCACGATGA
- a CDS encoding AraC family transcriptional regulator: MDTPLLPDPPTEDFWASSDPLGEVLHMLRMGGTFYALSELTAPWGMEMPPLPNTLMFHVVTEGRCWLEMDAAPARMLQPGTLALVPHGRGHRLVSEAGGPADDLFAIPRVELSDRYELIRHGGGGAPTTLVCGAVHFDDPAARQLMDLLPPMVCVDGWSSAQVEWLHGTLRFMATEAKELRPGGETVITRLADVLVIQALRTWMATDDSTDAGWIRALRDPRIGRAIALVHRDPAEPWSVESLAAAVGMSRSGFAARFRELAGETPMQYVTRWRMMAAVDWLREPSSSIVDVAERVGYRSEAAFSRAFKRAMGIAPGAVRRGAALPPA; the protein is encoded by the coding sequence ATGGACACACCGCTGCTCCCCGACCCGCCCACCGAGGACTTCTGGGCCTCGAGCGACCCGCTGGGCGAAGTCCTCCACATGCTGCGGATGGGCGGAACCTTCTATGCCCTGTCCGAGCTGACCGCGCCGTGGGGCATGGAGATGCCGCCGCTGCCGAACACCCTGATGTTCCACGTGGTCACCGAGGGCCGCTGCTGGCTCGAGATGGACGCAGCACCGGCGCGCATGCTGCAGCCGGGCACACTCGCGCTGGTCCCGCACGGACGCGGCCACCGATTGGTGAGCGAGGCCGGAGGACCGGCCGACGATCTGTTCGCGATCCCCCGCGTGGAGCTGAGCGATCGCTACGAACTGATCCGCCACGGCGGTGGCGGCGCCCCCACCACCCTCGTGTGCGGGGCCGTGCACTTCGACGATCCCGCTGCTCGGCAGCTCATGGACCTGCTGCCACCGATGGTGTGCGTCGACGGCTGGAGCAGCGCCCAGGTCGAATGGCTGCACGGCACGCTCCGCTTCATGGCCACCGAGGCGAAGGAACTGCGACCCGGCGGCGAGACGGTGATCACGCGCCTGGCCGACGTGCTGGTGATCCAGGCCCTGCGCACGTGGATGGCGACCGACGACTCCACCGACGCCGGTTGGATCCGCGCGCTGCGCGATCCCCGGATCGGCCGGGCGATCGCATTGGTGCACCGAGATCCGGCGGAACCGTGGTCGGTCGAGTCCCTCGCCGCGGCGGTGGGGATGTCACGATCGGGATTCGCGGCACGCTTCCGCGAACTCGCGGGCGAGACGCCCATGCAGTACGTCACGCGCTGGCGGATGATGGCCGCCGTCGACTGGCTGCGCGAACCGTCGAGTTCGATCGTCGACGTGGCCGAGCGCGTGGGCTACCGCTCGGAAGCGGCGTTCAGCCGGGCCTTCAAGCGGGCGATGGGCATCGCACCGGGCGCGGTTCGAAGAGGCGCCGCGCTTCCACCGGCGTGA
- a CDS encoding sodium:solute symporter — translation MADFTLADVLWAVAFLLLMVGGAFFFYRLARRSESDFFLAGRGLPWWLPASSVFSTHTATDTPMWITGVIYSHGLRGLWFTFFTAWTAIGAFVSARIFRRSLAYTQAEWQTLRFEGLGAEMLRGWMAGWQVFMNMFILGWVGIAMGKVCNLAFDWPVWVGLVVPSVICAIYTLAAGYWGVVMGDFLQGIVAVFAIVLVSLVGVAAAGGPTGVTERVVELGEAWRLDAFAFTGWTSGEFPALWFVTMLVIAVLGGFGMGTSIDWYVEAQRIQSAKTVRDATWGLWAGGAVTLIRNGFWAAGILAFFTMAPAITETSSYELGWFRLGFELLPAGLAGVFFGAILAIHLSTISSHLNLGALYFTRDLFQRYLRPDAGERQLVWVGRASTFVLLVGSFFYGLMMEDITSWLIFALWLMMAGVWLPNVLQVIWWRFNAWGYLGGWIANLGVSWLVVWVLPEFGVIPMLEDYQQFWLLLALGAAVFLPVTLLTPAESMDHLVRYYVMTRPLGFWGPVHREAVRRGLIEDEPTRARSRGPRPLIRRQWTAAEAQDWTREDWIVIVLSPVVMALLMLGVTGTLLLRVEGLVALVLSIAGGLLIKWVIDPKLTAVSAEYEEQQAAYLRELEQRNRWSSTAAEEV, via the coding sequence TTGGCCGACTTCACGCTCGCCGATGTCCTCTGGGCCGTGGCCTTCCTGCTATTGATGGTCGGCGGCGCCTTCTTCTTCTACCGCCTGGCCCGGCGTTCGGAGAGCGACTTCTTCCTGGCCGGGCGCGGTCTGCCCTGGTGGCTGCCCGCCTCGAGCGTGTTCAGCACGCACACCGCCACCGACACGCCCATGTGGATCACCGGCGTGATCTACAGCCACGGCCTGCGTGGACTGTGGTTCACCTTCTTCACCGCGTGGACGGCGATCGGCGCCTTCGTCAGCGCGCGCATCTTCCGTCGTTCGCTGGCCTACACGCAGGCCGAGTGGCAGACCCTGCGCTTCGAAGGCCTGGGCGCGGAGATGCTGCGCGGCTGGATGGCCGGATGGCAGGTGTTCATGAACATGTTCATCCTCGGCTGGGTGGGCATCGCCATGGGCAAGGTGTGCAACCTGGCCTTCGACTGGCCGGTGTGGGTGGGCCTGGTCGTTCCCAGCGTGATCTGCGCGATCTACACGCTCGCCGCCGGCTACTGGGGCGTGGTCATGGGCGACTTCCTGCAGGGCATCGTGGCGGTGTTCGCGATCGTCCTGGTGTCGTTGGTGGGCGTGGCCGCGGCCGGTGGGCCGACCGGGGTGACCGAGCGCGTCGTCGAACTGGGTGAGGCCTGGCGCCTGGACGCCTTCGCCTTCACCGGCTGGACCAGCGGCGAGTTCCCCGCGCTGTGGTTCGTGACCATGCTCGTGATCGCCGTGCTCGGCGGTTTCGGCATGGGCACGAGCATCGACTGGTACGTCGAAGCGCAGCGGATCCAGAGCGCGAAGACGGTGCGCGACGCCACCTGGGGCCTGTGGGCCGGCGGCGCGGTCACGCTGATCCGTAACGGATTCTGGGCGGCGGGCATCCTGGCCTTCTTCACGATGGCGCCGGCGATCACCGAGACCTCGTCCTACGAACTCGGCTGGTTCCGTCTGGGCTTCGAACTGCTGCCGGCGGGGCTCGCCGGAGTGTTCTTCGGGGCGATCCTCGCCATCCACCTGTCGACCATCTCGTCGCACCTCAACCTCGGCGCGCTGTACTTCACGCGCGATCTGTTCCAGCGCTACCTGCGGCCCGACGCCGGCGAGCGTCAGCTGGTGTGGGTGGGCCGGGCTTCGACCTTCGTCCTGCTGGTGGGCTCGTTCTTCTACGGATTGATGATGGAGGACATCACCAGCTGGCTGATCTTCGCGCTGTGGCTGATGATGGCCGGCGTGTGGCTGCCGAACGTGCTGCAGGTGATCTGGTGGCGTTTCAACGCCTGGGGCTACCTGGGCGGCTGGATCGCCAACCTGGGCGTGAGCTGGCTGGTGGTGTGGGTGCTGCCCGAGTTCGGCGTGATTCCCATGCTCGAGGACTACCAGCAGTTCTGGCTGCTGCTCGCCCTGGGCGCGGCCGTGTTCCTGCCCGTCACCCTGCTCACGCCGGCCGAGAGCATGGACCACCTGGTGCGCTACTACGTGATGACGCGACCGCTCGGGTTCTGGGGCCCGGTGCACCGCGAGGCCGTGCGCCGCGGTCTGATCGAGGACGAGCCGACCCGCGCACGCTCTCGAGGACCCCGCCCGCTGATCCGTCGGCAGTGGACCGCGGCCGAGGCGCAGGACTGGACCCGCGAGGACTGGATCGTGATCGTCCTGTCGCCGGTGGTCATGGCCCTGCTCATGCTCGGCGTGACCGGAACGCTGTTGCTGCGCGTGGAAGGCCTGGTCGCGCTGGTGCTGTCGATTGCCGGTGGACTGCTGATCAAGTGGGTGATCGATCCCAAGCTCACCGCGGTGTCGGCCGAGTACGAGGAACAGCAGGCCGCGTACCTGCGCGAGCTCGAGCAACGCAACCGCTGGTCGTCGACCGCGGCCGAGGAGGTCTGA